Below is a window of Ahaetulla prasina isolate Xishuangbanna chromosome 1, ASM2864084v1, whole genome shotgun sequence DNA.
cgccccctgcaggagtacatcgccgaatttcgtcttttgtgccaggactctgactggaatgatgcagcgctggtggacgcgttccaggagggactctcagaggaattgcaagacgagctggcccgcgtggaggcgccgcggacccttgacaacttggtgcccctttgtctccgcctcgatgcccgtctgcaacggcgaccgtcccgtcgcaccccccgggacccgccgtcgacatctgtgcccccacttcctgcaccaccagcacccagggtcgccccacgttttgtaaccgctgcggaagagcccatggagttgggagcggccagatctcgcctgacagcccaggagcggaaccggaggcgccaagggggattgtgcctgtactgtggggagcccggccgccgcgcttcttgccccagaaagcgaagtggggcacgccgccggtcccgaatcacagcgtgaccaatcgaagcggagcaggcccgaccccggggaaaccctaggtcgggcacgtactaagcccccactggacgttgcggaagtagactctgggccccctcggcatctgattctggacacacggatatggttggggaaccagtcggacgggctccaggcgcatgcgctggtggactcagggccacaacaaactttatggaccaggcctttgtgacccagtttgcggtcccgtggttccgtggaccctccgatgcggtagagacaattgatgggcgagaactggtgtccggccccattaaatttgccacccagcctttgcgcctggctattggggaccatgaggaggcgatccagttttatgtcacggcggaccttcattttcctgtggtccttgggatggcctggcggacccacgatcctcaggtggcctggtcgcggaacaccatctctttcccgagtctgcagtgcgtcgatcacatccgccacacctgtgccgccagaacgccccaccgctgccatcaccttgcctcctgagctgacggacttcgcccggcgtgttcagcgagaaggaggcggaccgactaccccgcatcggccctacgattgcccgtggaccttctgcccaacgcaccactgcctgtgggacgcctgtattccatgtcggagccgagttggccgcctcagggacttcctggacaaaaacctggcccgagggttcatccgccttcaaagtccctctcggccccggtcctcttgtgaagaagaagacaggggacttgcgcctatgctgcgattaccgccggctaaacgccattacggtgcggaatcgctaccccctgccgctcatcccggagctactggagaggttgcgggaggccacgatcttcaccaagcttgatcttcggggggcctacaacctggtgcggatgcgagaaggagacgaatggaagactgcattcggcacccgatacggacactacgaatacactgtcatgccatttgggttgaccaacgctcccgccgttttccagcacttcatgaacgacgtgttccaagacatgttggatcggttcgtggttatctacctggacgacatcctgatttactcccggtccagggaaagccaccttcgacacgtcggtctggttctgcaacgctatggagcaacaactcaatgcgaagctggagaaatgtgtcttcttccggacttccatagaattcctcgggcatatcatctcgcccaagggcatagccatggacccatgtaaagtagaagctttgtgtagctgggaagcccctcgtcgggtgaaggatgttcagcgcttgctgggcttcgccaactactaccggaccttcatcccgggctttgccacactgacggctccacttacccagctcctcaggaagaaggttgcgttccggtggggtcccccgcagcaagaagcattcacagccctcaagaaagccttcgtcacagaacccatcctgaggcatcccgacccgcccgccttttgtggtggaaacaggcgcgtccaatgtggctctgggagcggtgctgctacaggctccggcagatggtggcacactttttccctgtgcttactactcccggaaactcaatccttccgagcgcaactacactatctgggaaaaagagttgctggctatcaaggctgcattcgaggcttggcgacaccatctggaggtccgaacggaccatcggaatctcgagcacctcaccacagctcggaagttgaaccagcggcagatccggtggtcgttgttttttgcccagttcaacttccgcgtgacctacattcccagcggtcacaaccggagggcggatgccctgtcccgcaagccagagtacctctgcgccaaggacccccttcctccacggacagtgctgccggcagaagccttggccgcagcacgggagccagtggacttgcgggcccaggtgcgagaggcgcagcgccaggacgcctggtcgcagcaaaggagagcggaggtgggccccgcatctccttggaccttggaggaggacttactcaagtttcgggggcgattatatgtgcccacaggaccactccgagccctcgtcatgacccagtgccacgacaaccctgcagcaggacattttgggttcttcaagaccctccacctggtgacacggaccttttggtggccccgagtgcggcatgatatacatgcctatgtgacatcctgcgtaccgtgccggcaagccaaggccgccacgggggccccgcccgggctcctccagcccttgccgacacccgacagaccctggggggcgatctctatggacttcctgacagacctgccgctgtcctctgggttcaccacggtgctggtggtggtggacatgctcaccaagatggcacacttcatcccatgccgcggactgcccacagccgcaaaacgcccgtctctttctgcagcacatcttccgcctccatggtctaccggacagggtggtttcagaccatgagttcagttcacagcccgcttctggaagagcctgatggcgcgttggaggtgcaggtgtgtctgtcgtcatcgcaccatccggagaccggcggggtacagagaaggtcatcggtatactggaacagtatctccgttgcttcatcaaccagcaacaggacaactgggcgactacctgtccctggcggagtttgcttttaacaactctcagcacacctctactcagatgaccccgttctttgccaatgtggggtaccatccgcggctcttccctctggcaccaccggactctcctgttcccgaaacgcagaccttcctgacggaattgcatgcggtccaacagttggtacgtcagcagctgaatcgggcaaggaggattacaacggtccgccgaccgctcccgacgggcaacgccccgctggcagttggagaccggtgtggctctcaccaaacacctcccgtccgaccgcccggtaaagttggaccaccgattcatcggcccgttccctgtcgaggcagtcatcaacccggtagcctaccgactgaccctgccacgatccatgcggatccaccccgtttttcaccggtcccttctggttcctgaggccacaccgagtccccttcggtgcccaacagcacccgtcactgtcgccgaggcggatcggaggaatctgaagtccacagcgtcgagactcccgctggctgaagggtcgtttcaatatttgatcgcgtggaagggatacgggactgatttctcctgggtagatgcctccggcgttcatgcccctgacctggtgcaggccttccatgagcagaacccagcccgaccgcatcccgatcgtcagcccggggaagggccctgcggtgaggatagtgttgtgacccaggttcctggacccggactcctggactcggatgattcagaaagtgaggagaagacctggcaagccctgcttctcttgagccctttccctccctggcacccactcaaagggagggggaggggccggcacagcctgattccatggagcctccttctgatttggcaacgccccaagaacagttttggagcgatgcaaggtcacgtagacgtaatcgccgtgcgcagcagcggaagagttgggacaaagccaagtcataattgtcatgcagtgacatctgcagagactataaataggaggcgggacttcctggttttttgtcttggacaaagtaatgagttggcgcgagctaatgaattggcgcgagctaactatttcaatggagggaagaatatattcgtgagtaattctggccttatctataatttcctcgttatctccagaaacttggcaggcccgtgggtagacgtggccaggacatgtatctatgtaaataaaaggaaaaaaaaggaaggcctctgacggactctttgctgggagtattgggggaagggaaacagaacactctaaaggtagtcctcaacttacaaccagttacTTGccaactgttcagagttacaacggacCTTCCTGGGGGTACTTACAACTTGGTTCCGAAGTGCCGATGACTGCTGTCATCGTCCCGtccaccccatggtcacatgaccacataccTGGTGTTTGTGATCTGTCCTGCATTTATGGCTGCTTGCAACATCCTGTGATCACGTGgaacagttttgctgaaaactgcaatttattttcagtttttcagCAAAACTGGCGCCATAGCAAACCATTGGTTCGCTTAAAGACCACGGTGGTCACTTAACACTTGCTGCAAAGAAGGTCATAACGTTGGGTCAATCATGTGGGTGACCTGATTTACAACTGGGCAGGCTTCATTACGGTTGTTaggcaaggactatctgcatgtACGAATACGTAAATACGTACGTAAATAGCACGTATTTTATCTGTTGTAAATCTCATGTTTAGGGTATCTGCTGCTACTTTTGACAATAACTGGTTTAAATTTTCTCAACCGGAAGACTAGGAATTATTAACTTTCTGTCCTGCcttccctgtattttgctcctgaaaTGATGTAGCTGTCATTGAATAGCTTGTCTAGCAAAAAGGGGCTGAACAGCAGATCACTTTGGGGGATGGGCTTCCTGTGTATAAATGTATCCAGTTTATCAGTGACTGAGTGGTCCTGCTCCACTGGCAGCCATTAAATTTAGCATATTGGGGAGGGGCTCTTTCATCAATATGAATGGTAGATAGATTTTGAAAGAGGTCCTGTAACTTTTAAAACTAGGTTGTGTACTATAATGGCCACATTCCTATCATGATATACTGAATATTTTCCCAGTGGGCTCTTTCTGATTACTAGAAATCCAGTCGTAATAGGTTTTTCCAAGAAGTGGTCCTCTTACTGGGAAAAAATGTGCATCCGCATTGAATATGTGTCTTTTCTCACAACACAAAAAGCCAGTTTCAGAACTGACTTTCCACAGGTCAGCAAAGTTTCTGCAAGGATTTTAGAATTGCCAGGTAGATTTTTCTACCTAGCAGTTAGTTTCAGAAGATGATATTGATTTTGAAACAGATATTTTTCCCCTAGCCTTGTGAGTTAGCCCTCCTTCTCATGAAGACAAAGTATCAGCCTCCATTCCGGTACTTTGCTGATTATTGATTATTTCTTTCTGTGGCAGGTGGATGCAATATTCAAGGAGAAGACGAGAGCTGGGATTTCGGCACTGGAGCCGGTTTTTATGTAGATGCCACAGAagaattatggaaaataaattatCGCATGTACTCTTACATAAAAGATGAGGTAATTTGAATTACATTAATCTAAATTAGTGTTTCTTAAAAGTGGGCGATATTGTCCTCTGGAGGACATTTGACTTATTTGGAGTGGCATTGGGTGACAGCGGGGGGGGGGCATTAGTTGACATGAggccaagaggaggaggaggaggaggattagaaTAATGAAAGCAGAAGATTACGCATCACTTAGCCATAAATGCTTATTGAGTGTGCAAAACTATAAACGTGTTTGACTACGTTTGTAATAGGTTTGACTATTACAGATAGTAATAGTCAGACTACGTTTGACTATTACAAATACAGTAGAACCGCTGGTCACAAACACTTCTGACCACAACCAAATCAGGTTCCAACcaaaaaattcacttttttttttcgcgACCTATTTCCACTtctacaccattttttttttgtaagtgccaaatttccaaaattaggttcgggtcacgaccaaatcgaattgcgaccaaagttatggaacgaattatggtcgTGACAAGAAGTTCTACTGTATATCGCACTTTAGATGCTTAATATAGCATCACACTTTGGACTGTTTTGACTGCATGCTGTGAAGCATACGATTACGCTGGGCATTAGTGCAACAATATGATTCACAGGAGCTGCACTCTTGGttacatattaaatattaaattattactaTGATGATTTGTAACTTTATGACTTAACATGTATTTGTAATTGTTAGCAAAGAAATAAACGTGcaatggatgttttttttttaaataattgcaaGTCATGCATACAGGACAGAGGGTGTTACGAAGAACTTGAAACAAGTAAAAGGACAGTGACACCCCCTCCAAAGTTTGAGAAACGATgatacaaataaagaaaaagaggggaaaagagagaaagagatctaCAATTACCATAATATAATTACAGAGTGTAGTATAGTATTAGGTAAAGATGTGCTACTTCAATTTTCTTTCATCTATCACAGTCTGATCTCAGGCCAGTGTGGCTTTCTGATTTACTTCAATGAAAGAAATACAACATATGTTTCATTGAGGATGAAAGGAGTTGCTTTGCTTTAAAGTTTTAAAGGGCTTTAAAACTACATCCATGATAAATTTACTAATGATGTATTCATCTGTATCTTAACCAAAAAAAGCCTTGTATGCTGTAAACCTGCCGCTTTTAGACAcagtgattgacaaaataaagaaCCATTTATCCCTCTGTAGATGAAAGTAAATATGTGTTTTCATCTCATGCAGGAGAAAATGTAAGTATGctgactttcttcttctttgtcttcgTTAGTTACCCAATCTGATCAATGCCAATTTCCCAGTTGATTCTGGAAGGATGTCAATTTCAGGCCATTCCATGGGAGGCCATGGGGCTCTCATCCTGGCCCTAAAGAATCCTGGAAAATATAAAGTAAGATTCAAACTATTTAGTGTGTCAAATTAAATCATTGATAAGTCTGGTTGGTCTGGCACCTGgtgggggaagggttgttttgtttttactctggTTTTTACTGGATGTTTAACCTCCCTAGGAACACTGTGTGTGATGAGCAGCCATGTagattaaatacatacatacatacatacatacatacatacatacatacatacatacatacaataatcaTGACAGGATGAAATAATGTTGGTTTATCAAAGTGGGAAAATAAACAGCTATGTTCTGAAACTCTATAAATGGCAACTTCATAAAtgtttatttgaagaaaaataatttcacaTTGTAGTGCAGGAAATTTGAATCACTAATCACCAATATTTAAATAGTCTGTTTCAGCATTTGCTCCAATCTGCAACCCAATACAGTGTCCATGGGGGAAAAAGGCTTTTAGTGGATATCTAGGATCGAACGCAACGAATTGGGAAGTATGTACTGAAAATGTCAtcacatatataatataaaataagttGCAATTGTTTTAAAGATATGAATAAACTGTTTTTACCATTTCAAAACTAACCCTGCAAAGTCCAATTGCGATTCCACCAGCAGACAAAGATATGCAAATCAGCTTTCAGCACTTGTTATATCAGTTTTGTTAATGAATACAGCATTTTTAGTTCAGATCGTTTCAAATCTGAAAACTTCCATTCTGAGTTGCAATCAGTTTCCCCATTCAGAATTGACTACTTTAATCATTTGGATGTGTTGTTTTGCATCCAAAGCAACTCTGTTTCATTTTAGAAATGCTCTTCTTTTTCAGGTACAAGTATTTCCAACTTCGATATGGTTGGAAATAGTTTGTTTGGAAGACAAAAGAGGTGTTTTCAGTTTGAAGATATTTGTACACCTGTAGATTTTATTGTTTCTTATTCATATATTTTTGACTGAGTTATTAATGTTGTAATTATAACTATTGTTTTATAGCTAGCGATTTACAATCTGGATGTTGATTTTAAAGCAGCTACTGCCAGAAAAAGATAGATAATCCTTATTTGTTGATGCCAGGGAGGTGAGAAGTTGGAATACTAGATACTCCTGTTTAACAATTCTGACAGATGAATGCCAGATTGAAAGTATTTTATTCTTCCAGCTGATAGTGGCTGCAAATGAAAGGGAACTTGTTCCGTTCTTGGGGCTTCTAAAACAGAAGAGAATTCAAATTATATGTATTTCATTGTAGCTAATAAATGCCAAGTGGTTATAAGTCTGTTGCATGAAATTGCCTTTTGTCTATGGTCTCCCTGCCTTTCTCCCTTTTTATCTGGCCAGGCTGTTGCTATTGTTAGaagcaaatgcatttttttttcttataggcCTATGATGCCACTCACATTGCAAAATCTTATCAAGGCTCTCCTCTGGATATCCTAATAGACCAAGGCAAAGATGATCAATTCCTTACAGCAGGACAGTTGCTACCCGATAATTTCATTGCTGCTTGCACAGAACGGAAAATTCCAGTAGTTTTTAGGTTGCAGCAGGTAATGCTCGAAAACTGGGTTTTAGTTTGTTTGCATCTAGTGTTTAAATCTTATTTGGAAAGGGACAGATAAGTGATTATTTAATTGaatgaatttttaaatgactacATCAGTTCCTAGGATCTGAAAAATCTAGGTGTTAGACTTGTGTATCATATAGTTTTTTCCATCTTACTAAATGTTGAACTAAAGCATCTAGGAATGTTAGTGGTTAATCAGATTTTTTTCTGGGCTTTGCTCCTACCCTGGCAAATTCTAGCTTGCTAAGCatcagctgcatttttttttctgcagcccaTTCATTACCAGTAAAATGAATTACTTTTCCATTAAGAATGAACTCTTTGTTCTGGTTTGTTGCTCCCAAACCAATTAGAAATcataaaaaaaatgtgtgttcTTGGAATATGATTTCTGTGTCTTCCATGCAATAGCAATTCAAATAAGACCTTTTAGAAGGGAGGaacaaagaaggagaaaaagaattaCATGTCAGGCACTCGGCTAATACATAGAAAGTCTTTCAGAATTCCAGTTACGGTGCAGTGTTCAAGAACAGCCACTGCCTGATTAGGGTTAGGATTGACACTGCTCTCAGTAGTGGCTTTAaggttttaaaatgtaattttctgGGTTTGTGATATCGATGAATGAGAGACTGCTATGAGGTTAAATACTGtacacagaggagaaaactagggGCGTGGAAGACTTTTCAAATTCAGCAGTTGTTTACAGTTTGAAATGGATCCTGTAACATTTTCCAAGGAGTTTTGACTGTTCTGGAACCATTCCAAACTTGGAAGGGCTGTTTCAGTTTACAAGTATTTGGAACATTTCCAGAATGACTGGAACAGGATCAGCACACTTACAGTAATGCTGAAGAGGTGTTTCTGGTTTGAAACATCGTGCGCCCAATTGGACATTCATTAcggtttaaaagaaatattaaacaatTATATTACAATCCTATGCTTTCCGTTGAATCTTGTTTACAACTAGGTATCTATTGTATGAGATTAAAGccttaaattctttttaatttgaGAAACTCACAGGGAGATTATTTACAATCTTACCATGTACTTGTGATTCAGCTTCCCTTAGTGGTAGAGAATATCTCTATTCCTAGTAATCTTATATGCATATGCTTTTGACATTGTTGCTTGTTTTTTTGAAACCATCTGGTCTTTTTCTCTCTTTAGGGCTACGATCACAGTTACTACTTTATCACCACGTTCATTAATGACCATATCAGGCATCATGCCAAATACCTCAACGCTTGACTGAGTCTCGCCATGGGAACGTCTGACAGTGAAAAATCTTGAAGTGATCAGTGGAAATAAACAGCAAAGGCTCTGCCTGTGATTTCTACTTCTACAAACTGCAATGAAGTCCTGATTTAATGATtcgaaataaatattattaacatGCCTGTCTAATTTTGAATGAATTGGATCATCACTCTTTCAGATAACCACAAAGCAATAAAGGCTGCAACTGTAATACAGATATATAAATGTACACACTTTCTTTCATGTTTATGTCCGCAGACATATCTCATGGTTGTATCTTACTACAGTATATGTATTTTTGAATGGAAATGACAAAGTGGAAACACTTCAAAACCAGGTGTATTTTTTTTACAGTAAAAGGCCATTGCTTTCATTTAGTTTTGGAGAGCTGGCAAGGAAGACAATTAAGCACCTTCTGCACATTTGCAGAATTGTTGGAGTCTTTTTCTGCATTCTGCCTTTTATAGCTTGCCATAGCGAATAACATTTGAGTCCTGATTTTATTGTAGCTTCATGGAAGGGTTTGTTTTGCCAGATGCATAATTGGCAAATTAATAAGAAAATGGTATTTACAGCATCATATTTTTactttggaaaaataattttccaattatttttttaaaaaaattggaagtggctaagatgctgagcttgtcgatcgaaagatcagcagttcagtggttcaaatcccgagtgccgcgtaacagggtgagctcctgttccttgtcccagcttctgccaaccgagcagttcgaaaacacgtaaaaaatggaaatagaaaaatagggaccatcttttgtTGTAGAATGATGGGATGCAAGCCAGCTCTTCAGTGAAAGAAAGGTTTAATGCGCAGGTTCAAACAGCAAAACGCAGCTAAGGGTCTGACCCCCGATGGGCATACATTGAGATTTATTTATACGTTTGTCTTACGTATACATTTCCTGAGTATGCACACTACCATATAAGGTTATATTTTAAACATTAGTATTTTACGGAACTGAAAACATATATGTTAAGGAGGTTACAgtgttctgtgcatctttggcatttagtcatgccggtcacatgaccacggagatgtctggaTAACACtgacttcggctttgaaatggagatgagcaccaccccctagagtcaggaatgactagcacatacgtacGAGGGGAATCTACCTATTTTTACTTTTGAGTCAAAGGAAGCGATGCTAGGATTATCACAAACAACGTGGGTTACAGTAACTTTGATTACTATTGGGGTAGCAGTCAAGAAAACTTCGTAGTGTCAAATTTAACCTTAGACTCACAGAAAGTCTAC
It encodes the following:
- the ESD gene encoding S-formylglutathione hydrolase isoform X2, producing the protein MAMKEVSSNKCFGGFQKVFEHDSVELKCKMKFGIYLPPKAVTEKCPVLYWLSGLTCTEQNFITKAGFHQAAAEHGLVVVAPDTSPRGCNIQGEDESWDFGTGAGFYVDATEELWKINYRMYSYIKDELPNLINANFPVDSGRMSISGHSMGGHGALILALKNPGKYKSVSAFAPICNPIQCPWGKKAFSGYLGSNATNWEAYDATHIAKSYQGSPLDILIDQGKDDQFLTAGQLLPDNFIAACTERKIPVVFRLQQGYDHSYYFITTFINDHIRHHAKYLNA
- the ESD gene encoding S-formylglutathione hydrolase isoform X1, which codes for MKKMKQEMNENFAKQTVEMTIIKDELEQIHVHDAKADRQIEIMAMKEVSSNKCFGGFQKVFEHDSVELKCKMKFGIYLPPKAVTEKCPVLYWLSGLTCTEQNFITKAGFHQAAAEHGLVVVAPDTSPRGCNIQGEDESWDFGTGAGFYVDATEELWKINYRMYSYIKDELPNLINANFPVDSGRMSISGHSMGGHGALILALKNPGKYKSVSAFAPICNPIQCPWGKKAFSGYLGSNATNWEAYDATHIAKSYQGSPLDILIDQGKDDQFLTAGQLLPDNFIAACTERKIPVVFRLQQGYDHSYYFITTFINDHIRHHAKYLNA